Part of the Triticum urartu cultivar G1812 chromosome 2, Tu2.1, whole genome shotgun sequence genome, CCTTTTTTTACATGGGTCACACCACCTTTATATAAAAAATAAGATAAAAAGATGTGGTCAGATGACTTATAAGTTAGATGACAACCAAACAGGTgtgacttataagtcagatgACTTATTGAAACCAAACATGCCCCTAATTTTATGGGCATCGGAATATTCAAGAGTAGCATCGTTGTCAAGATCACTGTCACGAAGGCAACGGACACTCGCTGCCTGCACTGCACGCCGATAAGCGTAATCGATGGAGAGACCACCACCGATCGATTCATTAGTGGCCCTCTCTGTGCGACCTTATCCTTGGGTGCCCCTACCACAAAACCAAACTTGCCGTCGTCGCGTCGCCTTGCGCTCCACCAAGACAAACCGAACACCCGGCGCCGCCCCACTGCGTGTACGTCTGCGTCCGCATATTATTTGTGGCGGCGGCGAACACACGCTATCTACCGAGCTAAGAGAGTACGGCGGGCGACatgagtccggccgtggcggcgcTCCTGGCTTTGGCGGTACTGGCCGCGAGCGCCAACGTGTGCGCGGCGCAGCTCCGGCGGGACCATTACGCCGGCGTGTGCCCCGACGTCGAAGCCATCGTCCGGGGCGCCGTCGCCAAGAAGTTCCAGCAGACCTTCATCACCGTCGGCGCCACCGTGCACCTCTTCTTCCACGACTGCTTCGTCGAGGTAACAGGCAAACATGCACCCTACGTACGCGCATGAAGAGCCATGCCGCCATACGCTACGCTTCAACGTTTGGGTGCATGTAGGGGTGCGACGCGTCGGTGCTGATCGCGTCCACGGCCAACAACACGGCGGAGAAGGACAGCACTGCCAACCTATCGCTGGCCGGCGACGGCTTCGACACGGTGATCAAGGCCAAGGCGGCCGTCGACGCCGTGCCACGGTGCCGGAACCGGGTCTCCTGCGCCGACATACTAGTCATGGCCACCAGGGACGCCATTGCACTGGTAACAAGTTCATGCATAGATCTCTTCCGGCTGATTCTCATACGTACGCACGCAAGTATTTATAATTAGTTAACGCAAGGCACGTACGCGGTTTGGCGCAGGCCGGCGGGCCGTCGTACGCGGTGGAGCTGGGGCGGCTGGACGGGCTGAGCTCGACGGCGAGCAGCGTCCCCGGCAAGCTGGCCCCGCCGACGTCCAGCCTCGACCAGCTCACGGCGCTCTTCGCCACCAACGGGCTCTCGCAGACCGACATGATCGCCCTCTCCGGTACGTACGTAATTAAGTCCAGTATAATGATACTTTCGAAAAAAACAATATTATAAGGCGGCAAATTACGCGTTGCTGATCGTGTACGTACGGGCTCTGTGTACGTTTGCTTTGCTTGCACATTGAAATCAAGCTGGGATAGGGACACTGATGACGGTGAAAGCTAGGTAAACCAGGCTTGCACACAATTCCAAATCGGACATACCATGTTTACCTGCCCTGTTGGGAGTGTGCAAAGCCGCCAAACTCCAGTCCAGCCTCATCAATGGACAAGACGTCGAATGCGACGAGACAAAACTACGTGCCTGGCTGCCGGCCCATGACCCTTTCCTACAATGACATCTTTGATGGATCAATCCCTCCAAAAAAAACTTCGACGGATCATCAACTTAATTGATTGCTCCGTCCATCTACAGGATTGCTAGAATATGTTTTCGCGATTTGCTGTCAGGGACAAGTTGGATGATTCCGCAACAACCTCCCTAAATAACAGTATTGTATAAAAGACATCCATCCACCCTCTCAGAAAATCTAGGACATCCATTGAAGATCCTACGGTCCACATCACGTTTGTCTATTTTTTCCAAGGGGCATGCTATCTGTCGCCCGGCGGATCTTTCCGCGTCGCGGGCCATCTGATCTGGCAAATCTAGCAACATAGCTTTTCCTCTAGTTTTGCAACAAAAGACAGGTTGCAGAACCCACTTGCAACAGATATCTTGTTGCAGAAATATTTGTGACAAAAGTTGTGTTGCGGAAGACATTTGCAACATATGTCAATTTGCAGAAATGTTTTTGAGCTTCATTTTTCGCAACATAAGTGATGTTGCGGAAAAACTTTTGCAACATAGATAATGTTGCAGAAAAAAAATTTGGTCTTCATTTTTTTTGTAACTTCTGCAACATAGGTAATGTTGCAGAAAATTTTGCCTGCATCCAGACCTCATCGGCAGTCTCATGCGCTCGGGACCTCATTCATTCGCTTGCGGAGATATTGAAGAGGAACAGGAACCTTCCGTTGTAGTGGTTGGTGGTCCCACGCAAGACACATGTCgcgtggaggaggcggcggatAATGGTGTGGAAATCGGCCGGTTGAAGCGGAGCGTTTCCCTTTTTCTAATGCTAAGACTTGATTATATTGTAGCCTCCCTCGAGTTAACATGCTACATGGAGTGGTGGAGCCATGTCGGTGTGTGGCAACACCATGCAAGTACACAAACGCCTTCTAGCATATATGGGAGCGAGACATGTCTTCTTCCCTCTAACGAGATATTGCGTACTGAGTTCAGATCATGGCCTTCCCAATTGTTTACCCTCTTCTCATGGAGAAACCCCATCGAAGAGAACTCCAACGCTTGCACTCGTACTTGGATAATCTGTCCATAGTGCACGTTTCCCCTGCCATAAAGATTAGAAATCACAAACGAGCAGCTGCTAGCAACACCCACCCTTACCAAATTCAGATTGCTTGCCTATGATACAACTTCTTGACATGCAATCGCTTATAGAATCTCTAGGTCATCACCCTTTGGAAACACCATAGACAATGCTACCGGGTAGCCCTGCCTGCTCATCTCCAGGGATAGTAGCAGCTACACCCCATCCTTTTATTCTTTCATACAACTGCATCAATATTAACATGCATGTCTCGTTGGGGAGATGATGGATGGATTAGGTATGTGCATCAACAGTCCCACACAACGGCCCGACCCAAAGCACGATGTTCGGGCTAAGGCTCTACTTTACAGCCCGAAGGCGCCACCCCAAAAGAAAAAACATAACACCTAGAAATAAGAGCTGAACAAAAATATAGGATAATAATGCATTTCTCTATTCTTAAGATACTTTTAGAAATAAGAAAACACCACCTTTTGTCTTTTAGGGCCGGGTCATGCCCGAGCTTTTTTTAGAGAAAAGGCCAGAGCCTgactttataaataaagccacATGGCAGCGTCACGAGACCAAACAGGAAAGAGACCAGTTAACGAGGAGAACACACACAGCGCACGGAACGAAAAGTATATAAGAGTAGCCAAGGAAGGATGGATACAGGCAACTGCCATACACGGCGCGCAGGCCGGAAAGGAGTGAGACCTAAACTCCGCAAACAGCACCACCAGGATTAGACGACAGGATCCCGTCCGGAGATGTGAGATGCCGAAGCCCGGATTTTGTCGATGAGCAGGTCCAGGGCATCCCGATCAACCTCCTTAGTCAATGATCTCCACTGCTGCAATAATATACATGATTTGAAAAGAACGTCAGCAGGCTTAGATGGGAAGATATGCTCAATAGTAAATTTGTTCCTAATGGTCCACAGAGCCCAACATAAGGCACCCAGGCCAACCCAAAACACCCTCTTGGTGACCCCAACCAAAGCTTTGGCTAGGGTTCGAATATCGGAGAAAGAGGAGGGGTTCCAAGAGACCTGAAGCCAAGATCTGACACAGCACCAAACCAGCTTGGCCAGCACGCAATTGAAAAAGATGTGATCAAAGTTCTCCAAGGCCCCACATAGATGACAGAAATCCGAGCCAGGCCCATTGCGCTTTTTAATCTGGTCAGCAGCCGGCAGGCGACCACGAAAGGCTTGCCAAAGGAAAACTTTAATCTTAGGAGGAACTTTGGACTTCCAAACACAAGAGAATCTGGTCGAAGGAGTACCACCAATAAGTCTAGAATAAAGCGACTTGACCGTAAATCTACCTGAGGCCGAATGAGGCCAGACTACAGAATCGGCCGACTCTGAGAGCACGGGGAAGAGGGCAGAGAGACTTTGCCAATCTTCCAACTCTTCAGGAGACAGGGCCCGACGAAAGGCCAGATCCCAGTTATTAGCCGCCACCTCCGCGATGGAGATACCCGGATTAGGACAGTAAGAGAACAAAACCGAAAAACTCTCAGCGAGGGGGGCATCCCCCGACCACCAGTCCAACCAAAAGCGGACTGCCATCCCATTACCAACATTAAATTTAACATGTTCCAGGAAAATAGGTCTGACTTTGACAAGGGATTTCCAAAATTGAGAGCCGCGCCTCGCGGTGGCAAACGGCGGGTTGGAATGTGGGAAGTATTTAGCCTTAAGAATCAAGAACCAAAGCGAGTCAGACCCACTAGTTAAAATTTTTCACCACCACTTGATAAGCAAACAAATGTTCATCACCCGAGTATTAATAATACCTAACCCCCCACGGTTTTTAGGCTTACACATATGCTGCCACTTGACCAGCCTATATTTCCGTTTGTTATCCGCGGAATTCCAGTAGAAGGCTCCCCTATGTTTGTCGAAGCCAGCATGCACGCCATCCGTAAGAAGATAGAAGCCCATAAGAAACATGAGGAGAGAGGATAAGCAGGAGTTAATTAGAGCAACTTTGCCAGCATTGGTATTATATCTGCCTCTCCAAGGGAGCACCATGTTCCCCACTTTAGCGACCGCCGGAGCGAAATCTTTAGCATGGAGCATGCCGGGAGAGATAGGAAGGCCTAGATATTTAAAGGGAAAGGAACCCAAAGAACAGTTCAGAAGCCTGGCAACCCGCAAGGCTTCCGCCTCATCCACACCCGTCACCAGGACCTCACTTTTAGCGAAATTAATCTTAAGACCCGAAACAGCTTCGAAACACAACAGGATGAATTTAAGATTGGCAATGCAGGTGTCATCCAGCTCCAACAAGATAATTGTATCATCCGCATATTGCAAGTGGGAAACACCCTCCGGAAGTAAATGAGAGACCACAGGAGCAATGTGCCCACAACGGACCACCCTGGAAAGCATGCACAAGAGGGCGTCGGCCACAAAATTAAAAAGAACAGGGGAAGAAGGATCCCCTTGGCGAAGGCCCCTACCATTGGCGAAGAAATTGCTAACAAAACCATTAACCGAAACGGCAGTATGGCCACCCGAGACCAACTGCATGATACGATGAACATAAGCACCGTCAAAACCTTTAGCAAGAAGGACCTGCTTGAGGAAGGGCCAGCTAACAGAGTCATAGGCTTTCTCAAAGTCTAGCTTAAGGATAACCGCTTTAGCTCTCCGAGCGTGAAGACCGTGAACAATCTCATGAAGGGATAGGATACCATCAAGGATGAAACGCCCTTTGATGAAAGCAGATTGATAAGGACTAATAACTCTATGAGCAACCGGCGACAAACGATTCGCAAAGCCTTTAGCCGGGAATTTGGCGAAGTTGTTAATCAAAGCAATAGGTCGGAATTGGGAAATAACATCAGCACCCTTAACCTTGGGGATCAGGGTTATCACTGCATAGTTCAGGCGGGAGATATCGACAGTACCAAGACAGAAGCCCTGGATAACATTACAAACCAGCTGTTTCAACTGGGGCCAGAATTTCCGAAAGAAAGGAATGGAGAAGCCGTCTGGCCCAGAAGCAACATTAGGATTGGCAGTGTTAACAACATCCCAAATTTCCTGATCAGAAAGAGGGATCATCAAAGAGGCATTCTCCTCGGGTGAGATTTTAAGACCTAAGTTCCAAAGGGAGGGAGAAATGGAGAAGCCCGATGGAGGTTTAGCCCCCAACAACGAAGAGAAGAAATCCACCACATGAGCCATAATAACAGACTGCTCCGAAGATCGCACACCATTAATGAGCAGGCTATTAATACCACATCGTCTACGCCTGCCGTTCGCGATCGCAAAGAAATACGCCGTAGGGGAGTCGCCTTTTAGAGTCCAGTTTAGAGTACCCCGTTGACGCCAATAAATCTCAGCCTGATGGTGTAACTGTATTAAGGGAGCCTCCAGATTATAACGAACCGCCCAACCATCGTCAGAGAGCCCAATAGAATCAGCCGCGCGATCCAGTGACAAGATCTGGTCTTTGAGGAAAGATTTGGTGCGACGATCCTCCGCCGCACGATTACGAGACCAACCTCTGAGGAATTTACGTAGGTTATAGGAACACGAATGCCAATCATCCAAAGGCCCAAAGGAGCGAGCATTGGATGATAGAGAAAGGGAGATCTTCGCCGCAACCATATCGACAAAGCCATCCACAGCCAACCAGGAGGCGTCAAATTGAAATCTAGCCGGAGGCCTGAGGCTAATGGAACCATCGTCAAGAATTAAGGGGGTATGATCGGAACTGATAATGCATTTGGCGTAAAGAGAGGCCCTAGGGAACAAGGAATCCCACCTGGGACAAAGGAAGACTCTGTCAAGCACAGATCTAATAGGGATTGACTGGTGATTGGACCAGGTATAATGAGCTCCCCCCCCCCCGAGGCAGCTCACGAATAGCATTGGCACTAATGAAGTCGTTAAAGGCATTAGCCAGCGGCCAGGAGAAGTTATCATTACTTTTGTCATTAGGGCACCGCAGAAGGTTAAAGTCTCCCACGATAACCATCGGTAAATTACAAGCATCGATCTTCAACGAAAGTTCATTAAGAAATAAAGGCGACCAAGAATGGTCCGCAGGCCCATAGACGACGATAAACTCACAAAGAGTATTATGAGCTTTATGAGAGAGAACAACACTGGCCCAAAAGATCCCATGATCAAAAGCAACAAAATCAAAAATATCTTTATTGGAGCCTATCAAGATCCCGCCAGAGTGCCTCGAAGCAGGTAAAAAGTTCCAATTAAATCTGTCCATGCCCACAATAGCAGAAAAGTCATTAGGGGAGAAGGATTCCTTGAAGGTTTCTACCAGCCCCACAAAGTCAATAGAGTTAGAACGAACCAGATCTTTAAGTTGGTCACGGCGCCCCCTAGCACCGAACCCCCTAATATTCCAGAATAACGCCCTCATTTATAAGAAAGATTCTTGATTCGAAGGCTCGACCTGCAAGGGGCCACGCAGGGTTTAGCACGCTTGTTGGTGCCCCTTTTAGACAAGTTGGATTGGGGCTGGCCACTACCAGCGCCCGCGTCCATGACCGGACCACTACTAGAAGCCCCTACCTGAGAGGCAACTGCCTCTTTGGCTTTGGCAATGGCAGTCTGAGCCATCTCGTTAGCCCGAATAATAGCAAGAAGAGAACTAGGAGAACCAACAGACGAATCAACCACCACCCCCACATCCGACATAATATTTAAAAGATGATCATCCAAAAGAGAAGGTAGAACCAACCGAACCGGAGAAGCAACAACAGAGGGAACGGGAGATGTACCTCGGGGAGGGAGATCCTTCGCCGCAGCCCGCTTTTCAGCCCGCTCCAGGACAGAAACACCTGAATTCGCCACCCGCCTTCCTTTGCGAGCCGTGGACACAGGGGATCGAATCGCAGGCGACCGCGCAGCAGGAGAGCCAACATGGGGACCCGAACGGGACATAGATCCCAAATCTTGATCAAGACGCCGACAAACCCCCGTCATTGAGTGCTTCGAGCCCGACGAGTTCCGGCTCTTAGCCGAGAATTTGCGCACTGGGGATTTCTTCTTTCGGAGGGACTAGGATTCCACCACATCACGAGCCGGGGAGGCCGGAAGATCTTCAATTCCCGATCGAGTGGGGGAGAGCGGGCGGACAGGAAGATTGGAGCAAGCACCAGAAATGGGGGTAGCAGAGAAGGGCGGGAACTTCGACATATCAGCACCAGCAGCAGGGACATTGGGAGCAGCAGACGGGATCACCGAATCATCACGAGGAGCAACACCAGAGGGAGCTTGGGATTGAAACAACTCACGTTCAGAATCTGCCAAACCATCCCATTCAGATTGGGTGAAGCGGAGGTTACACCCATGGCTCTGATTAGGGCCACCCAGAGATCCGCCCCCCTCCTTATCATGCTTGTCCGAAGGGTTAgaagggggaggagggggaggtggagTCTGAAAAGTAGCCGCCCCCTCCACCCGCACCCGAAGCTTAATACCATTGGGAGAAGGGAAGATATCAATCGAGCCATGAACCCGTTCAGGATCCACACACCAAACCTTCATCCTAGCAGGGCCAACCTTGTTCAGAGAGTCTTCATCCACCTCGATGGGCTTCCCAATCAGAACCCCGAAAGACATGAGAAAAGCAGACGAACGGAGACCAGCAGGCAAATCGTCAATCAAAACCCAGACTTGAGAGAGAGGACCAACTGCCGTACCACTGCAAGAAGCCGCTTTAACAGAAACCACCAATTGACTGAGGGGCAAGGTGAAGCTAGTGCATGAGGCAATCATCTGCAAACATTCTTTGGAGGGAAATACCACAGAGAACTCAAATTCAGATATCTGCACAACTTGCCAATCCCATCCAGCCTCATCCCAAATGCGAAGCCCTTCCAGAAGAATTTGGGGCGAAATCTTTTGATCCTTGACCGTAACAATCGCAGCATTAGACAGAGCAGGTGCCACCTCCCGGACAGGCAGGTCACCGTCGAAGGCGAAAAAGGCGCAACCGGGGAGGCCCGAGCCGAACTGGATGACCGCGGGAGGTTTCTGCCTAGCCATGCAGTTGACCGTGAGGTGACCATCAGAGCGACAGATCAGGCAAAAAGGAGGGTTGGTGCAGCGAGACTGGAAATGGCCAGGCCTGTGACAAGCGAAGCAGGTGAGCGCCGAGGGGTTGTTATGGGAAGTAGAGGACGGGCGGGATTGCGGAAgcgacggaggaggaggaaggatcCCATCCCCCATCCTCGAAAAAGGGGGCGCCCCAGAGGCCGAACCGGGCGGCCGACGCGCTGGCCCCGCGAAGGACCGAGGCGGCGGACGAGCACCAGCACCAACCCCAaccgagcgaggaggaggagggcgcgaCGGAGCAGATGGACTGCGGCCCACTCCCGGAGCAGGAAGGGAGGCAGAAGACGAAGAAACACCACCGCCagaggccaccgccgcctcccacGGGTCCAGCACCGGAGAGAGAGAATGGCCAGATCCAGAGCCCTGCGGGCCGTATCCGGGCACACCAACCCTCTCCGAGCGCTGCGACCACTCCGGACCCGAAGCCCGAGCCTCGCGGTCACGAGCCACCTGCTCGCGCGCCGCCTATTCCGCCTCCAACTTGGAACGGAGCGAAGCCTCGAGCTCCAGATCCACCACGGAGGAAGGGGAGTCCTCACGACGTCGCTTGCAGCCCGAGAGCGCCTCGCAGGAAGAGCCCCGCGACTTGTCCATGGATAGCACCACAACAAAAGGAAGGAGGAGGGGTGGAGGTGGGGAGGATCTAATGAGGCGACGAATGGGAAGACGGTGACGGCGCAGATCGGAAGCGGAAGCCGGAAACCCTAGCAAAGGGGAGGAAGAGCTGCGGGGGATCCATAAATAGCCCGTCCGAGCCGTGCCCACCTGGGCCCGACTCGCCACATGGGCCAAAGAAGGTTGAGGAACAGGAACCCGGACGATGGGCCCAACTGGGCCGGACGGGACCAGAGGGGGGAAATCTGCCACCGACGAAAGAGGGGGAGGAGAGGCAGGCCCACTGGGCAACGGCAAACTGCAAGGCCCATCAAGCCCACCCGAGGGGACGTCCCGCGGCCCGATGGCCACCGCGGAGAAATCGAGATCTAGGTTACACGAAGCCACCAGCGACCCCGTCGTCGCCGCCACCGGCGACGAGGCCGCCGCAGAGGCTGCAGGAGAGGGGGGTGGGAGGCCACCAAGCTCCCCATCAGGCGCACTGCCCAGGACAACGAGATCAGGTGACGCAACAGCAAACTTATCAGACTTACACCGCCGCCGAGAGATCCGAATCCAGCCATCGACCGACGAGGACGCGGCCAACGACCGGCCCCGGCCACCAGGAGCGAACTTGCGGGGACGAGGAGCGGCGGAAGGCACCACCACCCCCCCCAGCACAAGGCACAGGACCACATGGGGAAGGGACCGACGACCGCGAATCCTCCTCATCAGACGCAAGGGCCCAGAAACGAGATCCGAGCACCGGCAACGGTGAAGACAGAGGGAAGAACCCCACCCGCGGGGAGCcaggggaggggagagagagagcaccTGCAAGCGGAGAGGGGAATGACCGGGCACCGGCCAGCGGGTCAGGGCGGGGAGCGGGACGGCTAGGGCAAGGAGGggaagagggggaggaggaggcgagggaggagggagggaggggatCCATCTGCGGTGAATTCTGATTGGTCATGCCCGAGCTTGAGATTTTAGAGTCGGGATTTTATAACCCGGTCCATTTAGCTTCATCTCCCACATAAAATCGTGATGAATGGTGGTGTTAGACGTAGTTCTCTTTGAGCTGACTTGCCAATTTCTCATTTTACTTCCTAGTTTTGATAACATTAGTCGGCTAAGAACTAGTTAAGGTTGCATTTGCATGATGATGGATTATGATTTCTCCTAAACTATTAAATTACATGTATTATTTTTAGACACACTTGACCCCTCATGCTCCCATATCCTAGAGCAGTTTAACGTGCGTTAATGCGAAACTTACTTTTGTAAAAAAAAATAGAAATATTGGATATGCATGTTTGTCGAAATATCGGATATGTAGGATACTGCACGAGACTTGTGTGCATAAAGTTTGGTACAATAATCTAATCATTTATGCTTCACGTTATGTAAAACAAAGTATAGCATGCTTACTTATATTTTTGCACATAATCAAGTTTTGCAAAGAAAAATTAAACATATATACTTCATCCCATACATACTTATGTACATAcacacatacatatatacatgtaTTCTATCTATTTTCTGAATCATTGTAGTAGGTACAATTTTTGTCCATTCAAAATCATTGAAAAGTAAAATGTTCCT contains:
- the LOC125537499 gene encoding peroxidase 51-like, yielding MSPAVAALLALAVLAASANVCAAQLRRDHYAGVCPDVEAIVRGAVAKKFQQTFITVGATVHLFFHDCFVEGCDASVLIASTANNTAEKDSTANLSLAGDGFDTVIKAKAAVDAVPRCRNRVSCADILVMATRDAIALAGGPSYAVELGRLDGLSSTASSVPGKLAPPTSSLDQLTALFATNGLSQTDMIALSGGHTVGLAHCRTFAGRLRPTTDPTLSPRFAAQLQAWCPPNVDPRTAVPMDTVTPRAFDNQYFKNLQGGMGLLSSDQLLFTDSRSRPTVDAWARSGAAFDRAFVAAITKLGRVGVKTDASQGNIRHDCAAFN